In the genome of Candidatus Zixiibacteriota bacterium, one region contains:
- a CDS encoding site-specific integrase: protein MSRFNSKNERIKKEYYECRSQVNRLCADSVSNSKASLVRFEKFTKFKDFSSFNKDQAICFKKHLATANSKVTNKPLGLSTVNTVLGEVKDFFVWLVCQRGYRRLIKTDVAYFNLSHKDKRRASAKRHRPIPTFQQINAVLSRMPSKTDIELRNRALIAFTALTGVRDGALPSLRLKHIRLEECLVEQLGSEVNTKNSKTIHTYFYPVGEGIRKIVLDWLNHLRGKLLFGNDDPVFPRTRMVLGNDGLFTPDGLERAAWKSAGPIRKIFKDAFVGAELPYYSPHTFRFTIVQLGQRMCKSFEQMKAWSQNLGHESLDTTARSYGTIDTYSQGEIIGKLWANNDINPQKPSDADLIAEMLIAKMVARGLLRPDLNDKTED, encoded by the coding sequence ATGAGTAGATTTAACTCAAAGAACGAACGCATTAAGAAGGAATACTATGAATGTCGGTCGCAAGTCAACCGGTTGTGTGCGGATTCTGTTTCCAACAGCAAAGCTTCGCTAGTGCGCTTTGAAAAATTCACAAAGTTTAAAGACTTTTCAAGCTTCAATAAAGATCAGGCCATTTGTTTCAAAAAGCACTTAGCAACCGCAAATTCAAAAGTAACCAATAAGCCATTGGGATTGAGCACGGTCAACACCGTGTTGGGAGAGGTTAAGGACTTTTTTGTGTGGCTGGTGTGCCAGAGAGGGTATCGGCGGTTGATTAAGACCGATGTAGCGTATTTCAATCTCTCGCACAAGGATAAGCGGCGCGCGTCTGCCAAGCGCCACCGGCCCATTCCGACCTTCCAACAAATCAATGCTGTCCTGTCTCGGATGCCATCCAAAACAGACATAGAACTCCGAAATAGGGCACTCATAGCATTCACTGCTTTGACTGGAGTGCGGGATGGCGCACTTCCGTCTCTTCGACTCAAACATATTCGTCTTGAGGAGTGTCTGGTCGAACAACTCGGATCGGAAGTCAACACAAAGAACAGTAAGACCATTCACACTTATTTCTACCCAGTCGGAGAAGGTATACGTAAGATAGTCCTGGATTGGTTGAACCATCTTCGAGGCAAGCTTCTCTTTGGGAATGACGATCCAGTCTTTCCTCGGACGCGAATGGTGCTTGGCAATGACGGTCTCTTCACACCCGATGGATTGGAGAGAGCAGCCTGGAAGTCTGCAGGTCCAATCAGAAAGATATTCAAGGATGCATTTGTTGGCGCAGAGCTCCCGTACTACAGTCCACATACATTCAGATTCACGATTGTTCAACTGGGTCAGCGGATGTGCAAGAGTTTCGAGCAAATGAAGGCATGGAGTCAGAACCTTGGCCATGAAAGTTTGGATACAACAGCTCGAAGCTATGGCACGATTGACACGTACTCTCAAGGGGAAATCATTGGGAAGCTGTGGGCTAACAACGACATCAATCCGCAAAAGCCCTCTGATGCGGATTTGATTGCCGAGATGCTGATTGCCAAGATGGTGGCCAGGGGGCTTCTGCGGCCCGATCTAAATGATAAAACCGAAGATTAA
- a CDS encoding tyrosine-type recombinase/integrase translates to MDIRVSGRRVRTRVGTSKEIATLALKDAEVQIARNEFGFLKTDISIDLFIQEFLNYCKANHQPRTTSRYKAVLNHFKAFISGHRNVVMLSHVTSELIDKFKIYRKDCWVNPNGQSVSSDADRTTHTRKGARSHTINFELGAIKTALNLAIKWGYLRDNPVRRVTKLKVNDSRPPRFLSMEECQRFLAATPTEFYPVYFTFLSTGMRKSELEFLEWIDIDFPRRKIKIRAKSDWQPKTSDREIPINDPLLAVLKERKRDNEKTTKSRYVFCSGDGSRLKVKLREKLIKIAIQAQIPDLTRVHTLRHTFASQLVMNGVDLPTVKKLMGHADIETTMIYAHLGQDHLTDAVNKLSFK, encoded by the coding sequence AGATCGCCCGGAACGAATTCGGATTTCTAAAAACCGATATCAGCATCGATCTTTTCATTCAAGAGTTTTTAAACTACTGCAAAGCCAATCATCAGCCTCGCACTACATCCCGTTACAAAGCCGTCCTGAATCACTTCAAGGCATTCATATCCGGGCATCGAAATGTGGTCATGCTCTCGCACGTCACATCTGAACTTATCGACAAGTTCAAAATCTACAGAAAAGACTGTTGGGTCAATCCGAATGGACAATCGGTCTCCTCCGATGCAGATCGAACGACTCACACTCGAAAGGGCGCGCGATCACACACCATCAACTTTGAGTTGGGAGCGATCAAGACGGCACTCAACTTGGCTATCAAGTGGGGCTATCTTCGTGACAACCCGGTTCGACGGGTGACCAAGCTTAAAGTCAATGATTCGAGACCACCACGGTTTCTTTCCATGGAAGAGTGCCAAAGATTTCTTGCCGCCACCCCGACCGAATTCTATCCGGTCTACTTTACATTCCTAAGCACGGGTATGCGTAAGTCTGAGCTTGAGTTTCTGGAATGGATCGACATCGACTTTCCTCGACGGAAGATCAAGATACGTGCCAAGTCTGATTGGCAGCCGAAAACATCGGATAGAGAGATTCCCATCAATGACCCCCTTCTTGCAGTATTGAAGGAGCGCAAAAGAGACAACGAAAAGACCACCAAGAGTCGATATGTCTTCTGTAGCGGAGACGGCTCTCGCTTGAAAGTCAAACTGCGTGAGAAGCTCATTAAGATAGCCATCCAAGCTCAAATTCCAGATCTCACGCGGGTGCATACCTTGAGGCATACCTTCGCAAGCCAGCTTGTCATGAATGGTGTTGATCTTCCGACCGTTAAAAAGCTCATGGGACATGCTGATATAGAGACGACCATGATCTATGCCCATCTGGGTCAGGACCATCTTACAGACGCGGTAAACAAACTGTCATTCAAATAA
- a CDS encoding helix-turn-helix domain-containing protein: MEKLLNPDEMAAMLGVRTSTIYQWTHRKFIPFVKIGKLIRFRQSDVKDWLDKKSSSGRPTRKLPVTDLGIFRSGHRK; encoded by the coding sequence ATGGAAAAGCTCCTGAATCCTGATGAAATGGCTGCTATGCTCGGTGTGCGGACATCGACGATCTATCAGTGGACACACAGAAAGTTCATTCCATTTGTCAAGATTGGGAAGCTCATTCGGTTCAGACAATCAGATGTGAAAGACTGGTTGGACAAGAAGAGCAGTTCTGGCAGACCAACTCGCAAACTTCCGGTGACCGACCTTGGTATATTTAGGAGTGGCCATAGAAAGTAA